The Amblyomma americanum isolate KBUSLIRL-KWMA chromosome 6, ASM5285725v1, whole genome shotgun sequence genome has a window encoding:
- the LOC144094958 gene encoding uncharacterized protein LOC144094958, translating to MPCAFQDLVFLLQEHVASVVLVFKILQLHYDDPYKVRFEDRRRRHLNRRLTATMKRLSGVHVLNHEHRFLDASGEPMLYLFAADRYHVERRRGIDPQCAFVPLQWQVQVVS from the exons atgccttgcgcattccaggacctcgttttcctgctgcaggagcacgtggctagtgtcgtgctggtgttcaaaattttgcaactccattacgacgacccatataaggtgcggtttgaggaccgccggcgtcgccatctgaaccgccgtctgacagccacgatgaagcgcttgtcgggcgtgcacgttctcaatcacgag catcgtttcctggatgcttctggcgagccgatgctgtacttatttgccgcggaccgataccacgtggagagacgccggggcatcgacccccagtgcgcctttgttcctttgcagtggcaagtccagg tcgtttcctga